A genomic window from Levilactobacillus yonginensis includes:
- a CDS encoding nucleoside triphosphate pyrophosphohydrolase family protein, which yields MEFNEYQKAANRTLYGNEQVLTNCALGLAGETGQVVDLVKKYTFHGQDLDHEAIVKEMGDVLWYLSQIAQWADIDFDEVAQDNIKRLNARYPDGYQPKR from the coding sequence GTGGAATTTAATGAATATCAAAAAGCCGCTAACCGGACGTTGTACGGCAATGAACAGGTTCTGACGAATTGTGCGTTGGGGCTGGCCGGCGAAACGGGGCAGGTTGTTGACTTAGTCAAGAAATACACGTTTCACGGTCAAGATCTAGATCACGAAGCTATCGTAAAAGAAATGGGTGACGTTCTCTGGTACTTGAGCCAGATTGCCCAATGGGCCGACATCGATTTTGACGAGGTTGCACAGGATAACATCAAGCGGCTAAATGCGCGGTATCCTGACGGCTATCAACCAAAACGCTAA
- a CDS encoding SPJ_0845 family protein translates to MALKVKRQDDLDSMFGKFAQMDPTDVKRDKFLKSNDFHKNDKRGKGLIKDDKVKHEQKHEQD, encoded by the coding sequence TTGGCCTTAAAGGTTAAACGGCAAGACGACCTAGACTCCATGTTCGGTAAATTTGCCCAAATGGATCCCACGGACGTAAAGCGCGATAAGTTCTTGAAGAGTAACGATTTCCACAAGAATGACAAGCGGGGTAAGGGCTTGATTAAGGATGACAAAGTTAAGCACGAGCAAAAACACGAACAGGATTAA
- the uvrC gene encoding excinuclease ABC subunit UvrC, with protein sequence MASEYLEHKLALLPGLPGCYLMKNINSQIIYVGKAKNLKNRVRSYFKSSHTGKTAQLVSEIVDFETIITSTDKEAFLLEITLIQKHQPYFNIKLKRGTGYPYIKITNERDPQLLLVSDIRKDGAYYFGPYPNVYAAEETIHFLQKVYPLRRCTGYQGRPCLYYHMGQCLGACFKEVPEAEYDTQIRKIKSFLNGNVAHAEKDLNQRMGKAAADMEYERAADLRDQIRYIEATVEKQKIISNDSTPRDIFNFYMDKGWLSIQVFFIRQARLMKREKRLFPIVNTPEEELASFIVQFYQRKNTVLPREILLPASVDHEVIEELLHVPVRTPQRGTKRDLLDMAGKNARLVLEEKFRLLELDESKTTGAMKEITDALGIAPGHKIEAFDHSHIQGADLVSAMVVFVDGQPNKKLYRKYKLKTVDHADETASTLEVIRRRYGRLLKENKPMPDLILMDGGDIQMNAVKEVLEDEFDLHIPVAGMVKNDHHKTADLLFGGDDHHIHLDPKSQGFYLVQRIQDEVHRFAITFHRQVHSKHSLSSRLDLIPGVGPKTRTKLLKKFGSTKKIGEASVEDLQALGISKTVAQTIHVTLAAETAEIKNPRTPTKL encoded by the coding sequence TTGGCATCAGAATACCTTGAACATAAATTGGCACTTCTGCCGGGCCTTCCCGGCTGTTACCTCATGAAAAATATCAATAGTCAGATTATTTACGTGGGTAAGGCGAAAAACTTAAAGAACCGAGTTCGCTCCTACTTTAAGAGTAGTCATACTGGTAAGACGGCGCAATTGGTGAGTGAAATTGTTGATTTTGAAACGATTATCACGTCTACGGACAAGGAAGCTTTCTTGCTGGAAATCACCCTGATTCAAAAGCATCAACCCTATTTCAACATTAAATTAAAGCGGGGGACCGGTTACCCTTACATTAAGATTACCAATGAACGTGATCCACAGCTGCTGTTGGTCAGTGACATTCGGAAGGACGGTGCCTATTACTTTGGTCCATATCCGAACGTTTACGCGGCGGAGGAAACGATTCATTTCTTGCAGAAGGTCTACCCTTTGCGGCGGTGTACCGGTTATCAGGGGCGTCCCTGCCTGTACTACCATATGGGACAGTGCCTGGGGGCTTGCTTTAAAGAGGTTCCCGAGGCCGAGTATGATACGCAGATCCGTAAGATTAAATCGTTCTTAAACGGTAACGTGGCCCACGCAGAGAAGGACTTGAATCAACGGATGGGTAAAGCAGCAGCCGACATGGAATACGAACGGGCAGCTGACTTACGCGATCAGATTCGTTATATTGAGGCCACGGTTGAAAAGCAAAAGATTATTTCTAATGATAGTACCCCACGAGATATTTTTAACTTTTACATGGATAAAGGGTGGCTCTCAATTCAGGTCTTCTTTATTCGCCAGGCACGGCTGATGAAGCGTGAAAAGCGGCTCTTCCCAATTGTCAACACGCCTGAAGAAGAATTGGCCAGCTTCATTGTGCAGTTTTATCAGCGAAAGAATACCGTGTTGCCCCGTGAAATCCTATTACCGGCGAGTGTAGACCACGAGGTTATCGAAGAACTGCTTCATGTGCCCGTTAGAACGCCTCAGCGAGGGACTAAACGGGACTTGTTGGACATGGCAGGTAAGAACGCTAGATTGGTCTTAGAAGAGAAGTTTCGGCTTCTGGAGTTGGACGAGAGCAAGACGACTGGTGCCATGAAAGAAATTACCGATGCACTGGGGATTGCGCCTGGTCACAAGATTGAAGCGTTTGACCATTCCCATATTCAAGGGGCGGACTTAGTTTCCGCAATGGTCGTGTTCGTTGATGGTCAACCCAATAAGAAATTATATCGGAAATATAAATTAAAAACCGTGGATCACGCGGATGAAACGGCTAGCACATTGGAAGTTATTCGACGACGTTACGGACGTTTGCTGAAGGAAAATAAACCAATGCCCGATCTAATCCTCATGGATGGGGGCGACATTCAGATGAATGCCGTCAAGGAAGTTTTAGAGGATGAATTTGACTTGCACATTCCCGTCGCTGGGATGGTGAAGAACGATCATCATAAGACTGCCGACCTATTATTTGGTGGCGATGACCATCACATTCATTTAGACCCCAAGAGCCAAGGCTTCTACCTAGTTCAACGAATTCAAGATGAAGTTCACCGCTTTGCAATCACGTTCCACCGACAGGTTCACAGTAAGCACTCTCTGAGTTCCCGATTGGATTTGATCCCTGGTGTGGGACCTAAGACGCGGACGAAACTGTTGAAGAAGTTTGGCTCAACTAAGAAGATTGGTGAGGCCAGTGTGGAGGATTTGCAAGCCTTGGGCATTAGCAAGACGGTTGCACAGACGATTCACGTGACGTTGGCGGCGGAGACCGCGGAGATCAAGAATCCGCGGACGCCAACCAAACTTTGA
- the obgE gene encoding GTPase ObgE — protein MFVDQVKINVKAGNGGNGMVAFRREKFVPNGGPAGGDGGRGGNIVFMVDEGLRTLMDFRYSRKFKAKNGGNGAIKSMTGRGADDTLIKVPQGTTIINDETGQVIADLVASDDSAVIARGGRGGRGNIHFASPKNPAPEIAENGEPGEEFEVRLELKVLADVGLVGFPSVGKSTLLSTVTSAKPKIAEYHFTTLVPNLGMVRLPDGQDFVMADLPGLIEGAATGIGLGFQFLRHVERTRVILHLIDMSGLEGRNPYDDFEKINEELKTYDPDILKRPQIVVANKMDMPDSADNLAQFKEDLKQDKLLTDTPEIFAVSALTHDGLTPLLQRTAVLLAETPKFPVKQPEAPTTAEYTFKPEEKFTIDRDEDGTWVLGGAELEKLFKMTDINHDESLLRFTRQMRGLGVDNGLRDHGAQNGDSVRIDDFTFEYMA, from the coding sequence ATGTTTGTAGATCAAGTTAAAATTAACGTGAAGGCCGGAAACGGTGGGAATGGTATGGTGGCCTTCCGCCGGGAAAAATTCGTGCCCAATGGTGGTCCCGCTGGGGGCGACGGTGGCCGCGGTGGGAACATCGTGTTCATGGTCGATGAAGGTTTGCGGACCTTGATGGATTTCCGTTATTCCCGTAAATTCAAGGCGAAAAATGGTGGTAACGGTGCAATCAAGTCGATGACCGGTCGGGGTGCGGATGATACCCTGATCAAGGTGCCGCAAGGGACAACCATCATCAATGATGAAACGGGCCAGGTCATTGCCGACCTTGTGGCCAGTGATGATTCAGCGGTGATTGCTCGAGGTGGTCGAGGTGGTCGTGGTAACATTCATTTTGCATCGCCTAAAAACCCCGCACCGGAAATTGCCGAAAACGGTGAACCTGGTGAAGAGTTTGAAGTTCGTTTAGAGTTGAAGGTGTTGGCCGACGTTGGGTTGGTTGGTTTCCCATCAGTTGGGAAGTCGACTTTACTTTCAACGGTCACGAGTGCCAAACCTAAGATTGCGGAGTATCACTTTACGACCTTAGTTCCTAACTTGGGAATGGTGCGGTTACCTGACGGTCAGGACTTTGTGATGGCTGATTTACCTGGTCTGATTGAAGGGGCAGCTACTGGTATCGGCCTGGGATTCCAATTCTTACGCCACGTTGAACGGACACGAGTTATTCTGCATCTGATCGATATGAGTGGCTTGGAAGGGCGTAACCCTTATGATGACTTTGAAAAGATTAATGAAGAGTTGAAAACGTATGATCCAGATATCCTGAAGCGACCACAAATTGTGGTTGCTAATAAGATGGACATGCCGGATTCAGCGGATAATTTGGCACAATTCAAGGAAGATTTGAAGCAAGATAAGTTGTTGACGGACACTCCCGAGATTTTTGCCGTATCTGCGTTAACTCACGATGGCTTAACACCACTGTTGCAGCGGACGGCTGTTCTGTTGGCTGAGACACCGAAATTTCCAGTTAAGCAACCGGAAGCACCCACGACAGCAGAGTATACGTTCAAACCTGAGGAGAAGTTTACCATCGATCGGGATGAAGACGGGACTTGGGTTCTGGGTGGTGCTGAGCTTGAAAAGTTATTCAAGATGACGGACATCAACCATGACGAAAGCCTGTTGCGGTTTACTCGCCAAATGCGGGGCTTGGGTGTGGACAATGGCCTGCGTGACCATGGTGCTCAGAACGGTGACTCTGTTCGAATCGACGACTTTACATTTGAATATATGGCCTAA
- the rnz gene encoding ribonuclease Z, with product MKIEFLGTGAGSPGKFRNVSSTALRLLDERNSVWLFDVGEATQHQILRTTLKPRKIDKIFITHLHGDHIFGLPGLLSSRSFQGGNSALTIYGPKGIRDFVEVSMRVSETKLSYKIHYQEIATDGLIFEDDKFRVYAQHLDHKIECFGYRVVEKDHPGELQVDKLREAKIPSGPVYGKLKLGETVTLPDGRTINGQDFLGPAQPGRIVALLGDTRQTKNAERLAKDADVLVHESTFAKGESKLARSYYHSTNIQAAELAKRMHVKLLLLNHISARYTGKMAQDLQHQAREIFHNTRVVKDFDEVDVPFQKLTTKGE from the coding sequence ATGAAAATTGAATTTTTAGGAACGGGCGCCGGTTCACCGGGAAAGTTTCGCAATGTGTCTAGCACGGCCTTACGCTTGCTGGACGAACGAAACTCGGTGTGGTTATTCGATGTGGGTGAAGCCACCCAACACCAAATTTTGCGGACGACTTTAAAGCCGCGGAAGATTGATAAAATTTTTATTACCCACTTGCACGGTGACCACATTTTTGGACTACCGGGCTTGTTGAGTAGTCGGTCGTTTCAGGGTGGAAACTCTGCACTGACAATTTACGGACCCAAGGGTATTCGGGACTTCGTAGAGGTTAGTATGCGGGTCTCTGAGACCAAGTTATCCTACAAGATTCATTACCAAGAAATTGCCACAGATGGCTTAATCTTTGAAGACGATAAGTTTCGTGTCTACGCGCAACATCTGGATCACAAAATTGAATGTTTCGGATATCGCGTGGTTGAAAAGGACCATCCAGGTGAACTGCAAGTGGATAAGTTGCGGGAGGCTAAGATCCCATCTGGGCCGGTGTACGGCAAGCTGAAGTTGGGCGAAACGGTAACCCTACCGGATGGACGAACCATTAACGGTCAGGACTTCCTCGGGCCGGCCCAGCCAGGCCGAATTGTCGCTTTACTGGGTGATACGCGCCAGACTAAGAACGCGGAACGGTTGGCCAAGGATGCCGACGTGTTAGTTCACGAGAGTACGTTTGCGAAGGGCGAAAGCAAGTTGGCGCGGTCGTATTACCACTCCACTAACATCCAAGCGGCTGAACTAGCTAAGCGGATGCACGTGAAACTACTCTTGCTGAACCATATTTCTGCGCGGTACACCGGAAAGATGGCACAGGATCTACAACATCAGGCACGAGAGATCTTCCACAACACTCGGGTCGTTAAAGACTTTGATGAGGTGGACGTACCGTTTCAAAAATTGACCACAAAGGGTGAATAG
- a CDS encoding lipopolysaccharide assembly protein LapA domain-containing protein, which translates to MKNQWRIVLTILLVIVVAVFAILNVESVPVSFGFTTVHWPLILVLLVSILIGAVLMILFSSINAFQHNRAYKELEKTSDDRIAALNADNERLTKRLQNSKSKQVAGQQDKQIQELEAQIAELQEKLATK; encoded by the coding sequence ATGAAAAATCAATGGCGAATTGTCCTCACGATTTTATTGGTAATTGTGGTGGCGGTGTTTGCAATTCTAAACGTGGAGAGTGTGCCGGTTTCCTTTGGTTTCACGACGGTTCACTGGCCACTGATCCTGGTTTTACTAGTATCGATTTTAATCGGTGCAGTGCTGATGATTCTTTTTTCCAGCATCAACGCCTTCCAACATAATCGGGCTTATAAAGAGCTGGAGAAGACTAGTGACGACCGTATCGCGGCATTGAACGCCGATAATGAACGTTTGACGAAGCGCCTTCAAAATTCAAAGAGCAAGCAGGTTGCTGGCCAACAGGATAAGCAGATTCAGGAGTTGGAAGCACAGATTGCCGAGTTACAGGAAAAATTAGCAACTAAATAG